The Takifugu rubripes chromosome 7, fTakRub1.2, whole genome shotgun sequence genome has a segment encoding these proteins:
- the hspb6 gene encoding heat shock protein beta-6 isoform X1, giving the protein MDFILPPTPVGGIQWEKVLPPLIPRLNGTYGEYKWSPNFLLPEPENSHSAGVFCDDSGFTVKVDVKDFNPEDLLVKVIGDFVEVQGKHEEKKKDGPGFTTRQFNRRYRIPKGVHTMALESAVSPDGILIISAPMLHPENTRILT; this is encoded by the exons ATGGATTTCATCCTGCCACCTACTCCTGTCGGAGGGATCCAGTGGGAGAAAGTGCTGCCTCCGCTTATACCGCGGCTGAATGGAACATACGGAGAGTACAAGTGGTCCCCGAATTTCCTTCTACCTGAACCAGAAAACAGCCACTCTGCAGGG GTGTTCTGTGACGACAGTGGTTTTACCGTGAAAGTTGATGTAAAGGACTTCAACCCAGAGGATCTATTGGTGAAGGTGATTGGAGACTTTGTGGAAGTACAAGGGAAGCATGAAGAGAAAAAG AAGGATGGTCCCGGCTTTACAACGCGGCAGTTTAACCGCCGCTACCGCATCCCAAAAGGAGTGCACACCATGGCTTTGGAGTCGGCCGTGTCTCCAGACGGCATCCTTATCATATCCGCTCCGATGCTGCACCCCGAGAACACGAGGATCCTGACCTGA
- the hspb6 gene encoding heat shock protein beta-6 isoform X2 has translation MDFILPPTPVGGIQWEKVLPPLIPRLNGTYGEYKWSPNFLLPEPENSHSAGVFCDDSGFTVKVDVKDFNPEDLLVKVIGDFVEVQGKHEEKKDGPGFTTRQFNRRYRIPKGVHTMALESAVSPDGILIISAPMLHPENTRILT, from the exons ATGGATTTCATCCTGCCACCTACTCCTGTCGGAGGGATCCAGTGGGAGAAAGTGCTGCCTCCGCTTATACCGCGGCTGAATGGAACATACGGAGAGTACAAGTGGTCCCCGAATTTCCTTCTACCTGAACCAGAAAACAGCCACTCTGCAGGG GTGTTCTGTGACGACAGTGGTTTTACCGTGAAAGTTGATGTAAAGGACTTCAACCCAGAGGATCTATTGGTGAAGGTGATTGGAGACTTTGTGGAAGTACAAGGGAAGCATGAAGAGAAAAAG GATGGTCCCGGCTTTACAACGCGGCAGTTTAACCGCCGCTACCGCATCCCAAAAGGAGTGCACACCATGGCTTTGGAGTCGGCCGTGTCTCCAGACGGCATCCTTATCATATCCGCTCCGATGCTGCACCCCGAGAACACGAGGATCCTGACCTGA
- the psenen gene encoding gamma-secretase subunit PEN-2 — protein MNLERLPNEEKLGLCRKYYLGGFALLPFLWLVNVVWFFREAFFKPTYAEQLQIKTYVKRSAVGLLLWVAVLTTWITIFQHYRSEWGEVGDSISFTIPLGIP, from the exons ATGAACCTAGAACGACTTCCCAATGAGGAGAAGCTCGGCCTCTGCAGGAAATATTATTTAG GTGGCTTTGCTTTGCTCCCGTTCCTGTGGCTGGTTAATGTTGTCTGGTTTTTCCGGGAGGCATTTTTTAAACCAACTTACGCCGAGCAGCTACAGATAAAAACTT ATGTCAAGCGGTCAGCAGTGGGCCTGCTGCTGTGGGTGGCAGTGCTCACCACCTGGATTACCATTTTCCAGCATTACAGATCTgagtggggggaggtgggagaTTCCATCTCATTCACCATTCCTTTGGGCATTCCTTAG